Below is a window of Plasmodium sp. gorilla clade G2 genome assembly, chromosome: 14 DNA.
CATACCTATAAGAAGAAGATCAAGGTCACGATCACCTAGAAGAATTGATAATAGGGTAGTGGTACAAGTGGTGCATAcagataaaacaaataatgaaaataatacatcAGAAAATTTGAAACTTAAAGAAttaatgaagaaatataataaagatgataaaaatgatgaacttaaaatgaataattcaAACTTAGAAGAAATGGATATTATGACATTAGGTtgatatgtaaataatataatattacacatataaataaataaataaataaatatatatatatatatatatatatataaatacatttatttatttatatatttttcatacgATAAACAATTATATCATTctctgatatatatatatatattttttttagtataataacattttttattataaatatatataaataaatacatatatatatttatatacatatattatttatacctTTATATGATTagttaattttatatgaGTTAGTTATAACATATACCagtgtatattataataaaattattttacaaacgtttataagaaaaaacataaaattttaaataatattctttctaattagaaaattataaattaatatatatattgtgaggtatttaatatatatcattttattaaatattatttaatttttcaaatatatattatggtcatatagacatatatataaaaaatatagataatgtgtacaaaaaaataaaataaaataaaataaaaaggaaattattttaaataagattaatatatatatatatatatatatatatatataacaaaaaaaataaataaaaataaaacaaaataaatgtataacgaattattatcaaatataaaattttattttaagacACTCTCTTCTTCTATAATAGCATTTTAAAGAGAACATCTTaattattacaattttttgaaaaaaataaagaaaataaaaaaaattatgtttattaatatatatgtatatatttacatttatatatttttttttatatttataatcgTAGGACATgcatagaaaaaaaaaaaaaaaattttttttttttttgtacattCACCCTAATTTATTGTTCTGAAAAAATCTAAAGTTATTCACTTTTTAAGACTTGTTAATgttacattttcattttatcattatttcttGCCAGTTTAATCATATGCATATCCTTGAGTAggttattaatttttatataatatttattttttatacttgTCCATTTTTCTTTCCCTAAATATTCCATTTTATCATaagaaaaattatcattatcaaaTTTATCTttacttttataaatatttttacgaTGAATGTGTTCATTCATATAATAGTTAAAATTTTCATTACGTGTATCATAATCATTATATTGAGAAACTTTTTCgtcatttttatttccaacaaaatgattattattattctgatggttgatatattttatatctgtttcattttttttctttatattattatcaaaaatatttaaaatgttaatttttcttcttttcccATTTTCTTCTAAGTTAAATAAATTGAATCCACCAACACTTATGTCGTCTTTTTCAGCTtccacattttttatattcgaTTGATAGTCGTAAATATTTGGTGTCAagcattctttttttaattcgtTATTAAATTCACATTCTATTTTTGCTTTTTTTCTGTTACAACATTTATcattatgaagaaaatatcttttcattttacttaaaaaggaaaaaataaaaaattaaatatatacatacatatatatatatatataatatatgattatatatttcttcactttaacatatatatataatattccaaGAAGCATttaatatcatcatattataatgagtatattattatataattataaatatttttttcctttttttaattatgttAATTCTTAcaagatacatatatacatcatATACTTAAATGTAAAtggatgaaaatataaaattgtatATTCAGCAAATgcttataatataaatataatatcattatatatttataatattatgttatacaatattaaatataataaattatgaaaatataaatataactatattatatatgttatataaaaaaaaataaaaataatataatggattatttatttatcttattGTGGGTTTAcgcatatttatatataaacacaaaatcatatatatatatatacatacgtattttatatatatatataaatatgtatatccaagaaaattataatgtataatattttatgttatactatataattttatatatataaggtttttttttttttttttttttttttttacaggCTTTTAAATTAACAAATATTTAATcatattaagaaaaatataatgttttaatttattttattctttttaattaaatccatgtattttatgttttattttatttgtgtattaaaaaaaaaaaaaaaaaaaaggaaaaaaaacaattatatttagataaatatataagcatattttttaattctttttatttttttattttttttattctatattatttccaagttaatataattatattaattatatatatatatatatatatataggcgttgttattttgttattatagAAACTTTAAACAATTTTGTTTCTACATATAagctttttcttctttattataattatatgcagtataataaataaatgaaaaaaaaatatataaatatttaattaaataaaaatatataaaaaatatgaaaaaaaaataccttactgttttgtattttatataattaaaataatattacttCTTTTAGACActtctataatatatatatatatatatgtatacatatattattaatttttttgttatctaatatttatataaatataattaataatgagACTTTTAacacataattttttaaaatggtttgttcaaaaagaaaagacaatttataaataatacaatatatatatatatatatatgtatatattatatgtatgtgctatttctaaattttaattatatatacagataattgttttatttaaaaaatgtttatatatatatatatatttattaattttaatagcAATGAAACACAGTGCACAGGAGGTTATCCGCTAACAATAAAATTAGATTTGGATTctcaagaaaatataaaaatattagatcaagatataaatgtagaatttgtaaaaaatgtattatcaAAAGTTGATTACgatgttttatataacacAGCTAAACAGGTATTTCTTcgtaatatgaatatataatttttttttcttaataaatataaatacatttataagaataattttaCCTATTTATGAATTGTAATATggttaattttttatgtatacaacaacaaaatgatatatgcacatatatatatatatatatatatatatatatatatatgtatatatttatgtatgttttatttttagtttGGTATAAATTTACAAGCTAGCTATTCTAGTGATCATCTGGAAGATGaagaatttttaaattcCATTCATCATGCCCTTTTTAAggtatttaattaaatatatatatatatttatttatttatatattatatattttgatgtgtatctaaaaaataatatcatgtcatttgtatttatataggTTCATATAATGGAAGGGTCTTTGATATGCCCCAAATGTAACATTTCTTTTCCAATAAAAGatggtaaatatatttttttttacgtcATATGTTTATGCAACGCtaataaatgaatttttatataaacataaattaatgtttttatatgtatgtatacatataaagatatatattaatataataatatttattcaaatatataatatatatatatatatatttctctttttaatattaggAATTCCTAACATGTTAACAGGAAacgaaaaataaaaaaaattataataaataataaatagtacataataaataataaatggatatgcatttaatatttcaagggcatttaatataataattaacatTTGGATATTCCACAATTATTGTGGACTCTTCATTATCAAGGAAGTGAATTTTAGGTTCATGATTTATATGAGTACCTTCAATAGggatattattttcatacatatgacaatcttttttattagaaTAAATATCATAACTTGATAACTGAAaatcataatttatattttgtttttccatatgattaatatattttttacaagaACTATCCTTTATATTgcttatatattcttttggAATATTTTGatcatgtttatatatattttttttttttttaattttatcatttttaaataaataataattaatattatcactaATATTGTTTtcatgtattatattattattaatttttttttttttttcattgtcCAAATAAGATACtttgtttttaattatttctaCACGTttcatatcatttatatttttactgtcattatttaaatttttcatacttttattttttttcttttcatcttttaattttttacatttacaatttaacacaatttttttaattacattTTCTGAAGAATCATTCAATTCTGTATTTGCATTTATCAAGTGCAAATTAAATTTCCCTTGAATTTCTTGATTCTTAAGAAgatcattaatatttattttacttgAATTTTCTAGTGAATTATCATCATTGTTATCATAATgacattttttcttttttttatcattatcttgatttttcctatttttttcttctttgtCGTTTATCCATAAATATTTCTTGTTATCATTTGAACATATGGAATCTTCAAGTGGTgcatacatttttttaatacctGGTTTAATCGAGGTGATATTTTTCTTTGTACTATTATTTGAAGAATTGTGTAAGTATATtgtcttattattattattgttactatTAATATGACGCGTCTTTTGTTTTGAAGATATTATATCATCTGACATACTTGATATATTTGACATATTTGACACATTTGACATATTtgatatatcaaatatatatttattattatttattattgtattATCCTCATTATGTTTTATTCCCTTTTCAAGctcattttctatattttcctTATCGATCATCGATAtgtttatatcatcatcatcctTACGATATTTTAatgatttatcatttttctctattttttcatatttgtcAAAATGTATCTGCTCAGaattaacattttttattaattcatctttattatataacttATCCATATTtaacttttcatttttttttctttttacacTAATATTTAGCATGTCCATATGTTtcatattatctttatttaattcttcttttttttgattttcatcatttaataCATCAAGcgtatttataatttcattattttttggaattttctttttaattgaagagcatttttcttttacattTTGAGAATATAAATTCATCTTCTTcgttatatcattattaattttaaaattatatatttgattacattttattattcccTTTTTTATAACCTTTTTAGAaacaaaattttttcttttcttttttatattatcttcattatttattttatattttggtAACACTTTCccctttaaatataattcttcCGGATGATTAACATTTTGTGTTATATTCAAATGGTTAttagaaataatattatttttttgtattttattaagAGGACAAAAAATTGATGAATCCTTATTTATTTCGATGTTATCTTTATCATTCATATGATATGtatcatttaaatttaaattcaaattattttcaGATAATACATAATCAGTATAATTCTTAGAACAATTTTGTGTAGTAcagtttttaaataaattaatatatgattGTGATCTCTTATTATCTGTagatttataaatatgattttttgttcttaaattaatatatgaattatatctttttaaatTCTTACTATCagattttttttcattacatatacttttattttttatataagaaaaaaatttagaaaaaatattttcctttttttcattatttaccttttcttcttttacctttcttaagaaatatttatttttacctgACTTGTTCATGTAACCAAAATTTTCATtagttatataattaatatgtaCAATGTGtggatttattttttcattacatattttgacgttattgtttttattattattctttttccTGAAAATAGTATTATGAAAAAGATTCAAATTATGATATGCATCATTTGTATTTGattctatattatatttatttattatattttttatattattacagtTTGTTTCGTTTTTAATTTGATTCTCTATTTTATTCATAGTTTGAATATTACTTGTTTCATTTAAGGTTTctatatgatttttattttcctccTTACATTTGTTAAAATCAACACAAGTAATTCcttcctttttatattctctattattatgttttaatagatttatttttgtattatcattttttatatgatatttat
It encodes the following:
- a CDS encoding tRNA m2G10 methyltransferase subunit, putative, with translation MRLLTHNFLKCNETQCTGGYPLTIKLDLDSQENIKILDQDINVEFVKNVLSKVDYDVLYNTAKQFGINLQASYSSDHLEDEEFLNSIHHALFKVHIMEGSLICPKCNISFPIKDGIPNMLTGNEK